TGGTTAATTCTGTATTAACTTCGATTATGCATATAGACTTACCTTTCTGGCAATACTTCTTACCGGTTCTGGTTATTGTTTTTGGTTGCTATTTGATTTTCAAACCGCGGCATAATAAGTACGAACGGCAATATGCTGAGTATAAAAAAGCACAACAAGAGCAACATGCGAATGGTACAAGCAATACTGGGGGATGGCAATTTCAAGATTACAGCCAATCTTTTAATTTCCAATCGCAACAAGTTGATATTACTACAGCAATGGAGACAGTTGCTCTAAAATGTAATTTTGGTAATTTAGATATCAGTTTTCTATCAAACGAACGAACCAGCGGCACAATTCGCTTAAGTGTTAAAGCAAACTTCAGTAATGTTAACATTATTGTTCCAAAAGGCTGGAATATTGTTTATGCTTATAATAATGAATCATTCTCACAAACTGATTTCTTCCAGCAAGAATTTAATCCGGATATGCCAACGATAGAAATCAGTCAAAAACTTTCTTTTAGTGAAGCAAAAATTATTAATGCTTAAATTTATTACAAATCGTATTGTAACTCATCAAAATTTATGATAGAATACAAGAGCATGATTTTTAGAGATAACCGCAAAAAAGGAGGTTTTATACATGGCACGTGTTTGTTTTGTAACAGGAAAAAAAGCAATGACAGGGAACAAGCGTTCTCACGCATTGAATACTTCAAAACGTCGTTGGAATGCTAACTTACAAAAAGTTCGCATCTTAGTGGATGGAAAGCCAAAAAAAGTATATGTTTCAGCTAGAGCATTAAAATCTGGCAAAGTTGAACGTGTATAATTAAAACCTTTGAATAAAGAGACCCCGGGAATGCCAATGGCATTCCCGGGGTTTTTACATATCTGATGCTAAAAGCCTGCGCCGCAATCGGCGCAGGCTTTTATTGTGGGTTTATCTCCAAATGAATGTGTTTTTTACTGGCAGGCTGAATACTTGCGCACCAACTTATTTGAACAGTCTCTAATTGGTTGTTAGTCATAAGATAATCTTGTGCCTGCTGGATAAATGGTCGTAATGAAGTCCATTCTGCATCGCTGAGTTCAGCAATTGTAGTGCGATGGGTTTTGGGAATAATCAGCCAGCTATCCATTTTTTCCGGCAGCCAACTTTCAACAAAAATCCAATCATCATTATGCAGCAGGATAGTGCTACCGTTGTGGAGGCAGTATGGGCAGAGAAATTGTTCTTTGGTGTGGTGCAAAAAGAAAACTT
This genomic stretch from Culicoidibacter larvae harbors:
- the rpmB gene encoding 50S ribosomal protein L28, whose protein sequence is MARVCFVTGKKAMTGNKRSHALNTSKRRWNANLQKVRILVDGKPKKVYVSARALKSGKVERV
- a CDS encoding LiaF transmembrane domain-containing protein, with the translated sequence MKRSQISGGIILVVLGVLFLLNNFNIIDISNLWSVIVFGALTFFFLIGGSFFLTLLFGALLVNSVLTSIMHIDLPFWQYFLPVLVIVFGCYLIFKPRHNKYERQYAEYKKAQQEQHANGTSNTGGWQFQDYSQSFNFQSQQVDITTAMETVALKCNFGNLDISFLSNERTSGTIRLSVKANFSNVNIIVPKGWNIVYAYNNESFSQTDFFQQEFNPDMPTIEISQKLSFSEAKIINA